From the genome of Seriola aureovittata isolate HTS-2021-v1 ecotype China chromosome 18, ASM2101889v1, whole genome shotgun sequence:
ACCTAGACAGAGTACTCTAACTGAATTATTAAGTCAAATTTGGCTGTCctctcaaaacacaaacatttttgtcatgTGTAGATTAGTTCAGCCGATAACTGATCACTGACTcactcataaataaatacagacagaacCACTCAGTGATGCAGGTTTTTCAACTTAGCTGCCAGGGAGGAAGGGATAACTATCCTCAGCATGTTACCCTGAAAGTCCAAGCTCCTTCTAAGAATTAATTTCGCAGGCTTAACCCTTGGACTGCTTACTATTAGTGTAAGTGTATGAATGGCTTTCAGAGCTAGTCAGACCATTCCTGAAAATAATTAACTACAGTCTTAGTCCTGCAGTTCCTTGATATTGTCTAAACATCCAAACATGCTTTCCATTAGAGCCATCATACACTACACAAATAATAGCTTTGGGGAGAAGGCTTTGATGCCAGCATAAGAGTCAGAGGCTGGAAAAAAAGTATGTCTGAGTCAAATATTGTAAGTTGTTCAATACCTTAAATGGGGTCCTTGGAAAGTGATTCTTTAGCAAAATAAAGGATCACTTAAATTCATAATTGGTTGAAGTGGTTGCTAATTTTACTAAAGGTTGATACATAAAGGAAATGTTATAAGAAACTCTTAAAACAGCTAAAAGCTCGTGAATTGCTGCTGGGGGGGAACCAGGGTCGTATGTGGGAGCCTTTCAAAGTGAATAGAAAGTCTTAATGTAAggaacaaaaagcacaaaacgTGCTGATATCGGCACAACGCATATATCTAGTCGAAATGCTGACCACGGCTATCAGGGCCTTGTGGGCAAAATAAGCAatcttattttgtctgaaccgttttgtcttttttgtgagAAACTGCCTGTTTGGGTTACTTCTTCCCCTGAAACCGTACACATAACAAACGCACGGTTTGAAGAATAAGCTAACGCTACTAACTGCTATTCAGACTAAACAGCCAGTGAATGTAGACTTTGACAAGACACAAAAAGCGACTTGGTTTTAACGCTGGGTGTCAATTGCTGTGATATACAGgcacagtgaaaatattcaggTTTCTTTTGTCTCGAAATGACTGATAGTCCCCCCccgcctctctcctcctcccctcgcCTCCAAAAAAAAATCCGCTAGCAAGCTTGCTACTTTGtgtcacagacaaataaatagGTCTGTTGCATGTTTCCTCGCTTGCAAATCAAATGTGTTTCATagttaaaaacacacttacCACACGCGGAGGTGAAAGGACACCGAACGGTCACTCGGGTACCTGTCCGAAAAGCCTGCCTGTTCATTATAAATGCATCCAGAGAGactttaaactgtattttccACATCCGAGCCGCCGGGATGATGATGGCCCCTCATTCAAAGCTCAACCAAACATGTACAGCAAAACATAAACGGCAACGCGACGCCACCACGGCCCGCCTTCCCTGCCCTCCTATTGGCTGAAACCCGGGATTCAGCCGATAACCTGTTGCCAGACCGGTGTTCTATTGGCTCGAGGTCATGTCCGTCATACGTTGTTACGTACGAAGGTATGTCGGTGATGTTTATCGGTGGGTACCTTGATTGTCCTTACAGAATTGCATAATACAGTAGCTGGtcaatagaatagaatagaatagaatagaatagagtaGATTAAAGACAAATGCAGCCTAGTagacaataataaaatagaaCATAGTCCTTTTTTAACGTTTCCTACTCTAGTGGTTTAACACCCCTACACCTGTGGTTTAACACCAATGTACTCATGATAGGCTATGAAAATTTTGTATATCAGTAAAAGTATAtgatatattaaaaataaagctcATTTACTGTATAGgctacagtaaaatataaaccaCAGTACAGGCTGGTCAGTGGAGACTAAATGAAGGTAAATGAAGGCTGAATATTAAAGCGTGTTTCTTCTTAAATGTTTTGAagcttttttcattcattcattcaataatACATATGGATACAGTATGTAAAGGATACTGAAGCCTTATGCCAAATAAAGCGCAGAGCAGTATCACCTATCATAAATCATGTGTAGTAGCCTACTTTAGATGTGCTGAAGtagttttttcatgtttgtgtcactAGTGAAAAATTAAATAGCTAAAATAAATGACCATAAGTTTGCGTTTGCATCAACCTTTCATAGGTCATTTGGTCGCATCATGCAAATACGCAGACGTGCACCTGCAGCACCTGCATGCAAACAAAGCaaactctgtctctcagtggagaaATCATTCACTGGTGTAGCTGCTTCCCGTGCAGTCTGTCAGCAGGAGTAGTAGCGTACGTCGATCCTGTGACTATTTTCCTCATTGTCGACCATAGTGTCAAGGAGCCAGAGGCGCATGCTCTGTGCGTACAGTGTGCCTCACCTGAGACCTGTTGCTCAGCTGCGGATGCTACTGTGAGAACGACTGTGGCGCGTCTAAATGATGCTTCtctttatcattcatttatgGAAATAAATGAAGCGCTACAGACCTGCCATGCTATCACCAGCCTATAACCAAGCCGGATGAAAAAACGAAAACAAAAGGGGGACACCACAAGCCAGTGTGTCTTTTGTCTCAGTTTGCTTAAACAACGAGAGAAGTTCACTCACCTGTAAGTCATTTTATGCTTTGTCTTTCATCCATTGTCTAAATTAGTAAAGTGTTTGGCAGTTGACAGTTGTAAGAATGACTGTCAGTATACTCCATAGCAATTTGCTGTATGCTGTGCGCCCTATAGAGAAACAGCATGTTGGACCCTTAAGATCCATTAAGCAATTAACCAGCTGTGACGTTCCATTTTTTTCATACAGTGGAATTAAGTTAATTAGaatattgtaaaaaatatatatgtataagaAATGTGAAGCCCGAAACACTAATGTGGCAGTGTTTACCCAACTTTTAAGAGTGAAGGAAAGAGGGCGTTAATGTTAATGTTCCACAGTGTGTCTACAGGGGCTGTGTGCCTAGCGGCAGGTAAATGCAGAATGTTGCTCTGAGCTTGTAGACAAGAACGGATAATAACCCTCACTGGACCATCACCAAGGAGACAGAAACTCCAGAGGGATGACTGCAGTGTTTGCCATAAAAATTAGGTAGATCCATGCCACTGCAGTAGTCTGAATTCAGTGAGGAAGGAGggtaatttaaatgttttctccgttagcagtttaaaaaaaaaaaaatcttatttccTTATGTCCTATTTTTTGTCCATGTGCAGGTGAGTGTCTGACTTGTACACTGCAGGCAATGGGCAGATGCTGCAAATGCAACAGGAGACTGCTGTGCATGTGCTTGCTGCCTTGCATGATGACTGGCCACCTTCTGATTTATATCCTGGTGTCCATATTCGTCACCATCTCCTACACTCCTCCAAAAATAAACGTCCACTATATTGCCCCGGGGATTGCTCCTAACTCTTCTGCTTTGGCCTCTCACCCACTTGGCCCTTTCTGGAACCTTCGTCTGGAGGACAGTGCACTGTGGAACCAGTTGCAGCATGCTTGGGATCGTCAGCACAATCCAATACTGCGAGGAAACACAACAGGGCTAATGAGGAAGCCGAGAGCTAAGCTTGAGTCAGAAGTCGAGGTTGAGTGCCTCTCTGACTGCATGTCACACAAGTGTACGCTCCCTCGTATGCAAGATTTAAACAGCCTGCCCGAAAAAATGATATCATTTATCAGGTCAATGCACTGCAGGGAGTATCCGCTCCTGATCAATCAGCCTGGTATGTGTAGGAGGCAGAACAGTAGCTTTGGTTTGGACACTCCCATGCTCCTCATGGCCGTCAAATCTCAAGTGGGAAACTTTGAAAACAGGCAGGCCATCCGTGAAACATGGGGACGCAGTGGTCTGGTGAGGGGGGAATCAATTAAGAAAGGCGGATTAGTGCACACAGTGTTTCTACTTGGGAGGCAGGACTCAAGTACAGGTCCTCATCCAGACCTCAATAACCTCCTGAATCTTGAGAACCAGAAATATGGGGATATCCTACAGTGGGATTTTAGAGACACATTCTTTAACCTAACCCTAAAGGACCTGCTGTTCTGGCATTGGCTCCAGCAGTACTGCCCCACTGCCATCTTTGTGTTCAAAGGCGATGATGATGTCTTTGTTCGAACAGATGCCCTTCTGGATTACCTGAACAAGCAGTTAGAGGAGCAGAACCTGTTGAGAGCCCGTACAAATGAAACTAGCATGAATTTGTTTGTTGGGGATGTAATCAATAACGCAATGCCAAACCGTGAACCATCCACTAAATACTACATACCAGAACGTTTCTACAAAGGTGGTTACCCACCGTAcgcaggtggaggaggggttGTGTATTCTGGCTCACTTGCGTTACGACTGAAAGAGGTGTCTCAGAGGGTGCGCCTTTTCCCTATAGACGATGTGTATCTGGGAATGTGCCTGCACAGACTCGGGCTCGCTCCAAGCCATCACGCAGGTTTTTTAACCTTCGACCtcccagagacagacaggggaaATCCTTGTGCGTACAGATCCGTTCTGCTGGTTCACAGACGGAGTCCCAAAGAGATGCTGACGCTGTGGAACCAGCTCCAGAATCTCCCCGGTCGATGCTAAAGCTCATTTGCCTGCCAAATAGGGATTCATTGAGTACAGGGTGAATGCTGCCATCAcactcaaatgaaaaacatagaCACTGTGACTGCATATTCTTGTCAAGCAGGTAGTACCCTATGAGGGTCGCATGTAATGTACCTTTCCTCCAAAGAGTTACGTAATTCTGAGGAGGAGACTGATCTACCTCAAagggtacttttttttttgagggcattacacaatttgtttttaatcaatactgatatgtatttgtaatatttcaacctaaaagttttattttactaccttataaagaaaatgtaaatataatactTTAAATATTGCTTCATAATGTTTGAAGAGAATACTTTAGATATCTCTGTGATATGTTTGAAGTTCCAGCCAAgaggaaatttaaaaatgtctcaCATCCACTTTGTCCAACATGAAAAATGGAACAGATCCTGGTGAAATTGATCGTTTTCATGCGCAGTAAGTTTGCTAATAATATATAGCAGTGCCTGACTTTGACAGCGGTTATCTTTCAGCCAGGGAAGGTGTAATGTTTAGAAGAATTATTACCATGGCAGCTCGGCTGatgttgttttcaccttgtgagtgtgtgtgtcgtcatggcaaaatgtggtcctggagacacctactgtagcaggaactaccacagaggcgGTTTggaggtgtttatatgtctgtggaCAGGTTCTTTCAGCACAAAAGCGTCACAACCCTACAAAATACAGTCGTTAAAATTTACAGGGAAATAGTTGACACCAAAAAGAAATGAACGcgaatttttttttccctgaacaGATGCTGTTTTACACTAATGGTTactaaaaacaaaagtccacaaatattgattgatttgaaaaaatgaatagGACTGTCTGGTCTGGTGAGGTTATGCAGCTGATTATTTATTGAATGATCTTGTCTTCAAATTGGGGTGAGGTATTATTGGAGATGAACCAGCATGTTATTTGTTGCTGCCCTCAAGAAATgctattaaaatgtaaataaatgtgggtaaataaatgtttgtctctaaaaacatacttttattGAATatcatgatttatttatctttagcttgaaattaaattatattttgctTGCAACAACATATAAAAGTATGATGACCACTAAAGTAATATCTCTTTAAAAAGGCAGATGTGGAGTCAAAGCATTATGCAGCTAATAAATCACCAGCCTTGTAAGCACAGCAGAGCAATTAAATGTAAGTGAATATTTACTCAGAGCATTTATAGTCTGATATTGGAAGGGTTTATGCGGCCAGTCGTGTAGGTAGCTGCATCAATGTGCAATACATAGAGGAAGTCTacagttgtgtgtgagtgtttgattGTTCACTTGACTCTTTACAGAAAATACGAACTGATTTGCATGTGggtttttaaacaaatatgGATCATGAGAATTTTGAGCTTTGCAATCTGTTTTGGGTCCTCATTATTTCAAGTGGTTGGAAGCAAATGAGGGACATCTATAGTTGTATGAGcataaacaatatatatttagtATACTTTATATAactttgcatatttatttttacataccAGACAAAGCATTTcgtaaatgtatttttctcctATAGCCAGAGAAGACATTCAAACAGAGGAAGTAGAAATGAGACCCCAGGAAATGAATCTCCTCCAGGAAGA
Proteins encoded in this window:
- the si:dkey-175m17.6 gene encoding N-acetyllactosaminide beta-1,3-N-acetylglucosaminyltransferase 2; its protein translation is MGRCCKCNRRLLCMCLLPCMMTGHLLIYILVSIFVTISYTPPKINVHYIAPGIAPNSSALASHPLGPFWNLRLEDSALWNQLQHAWDRQHNPILRGNTTGLMRKPRAKLESEVEVECLSDCMSHKCTLPRMQDLNSLPEKMISFIRSMHCREYPLLINQPGMCRRQNSSFGLDTPMLLMAVKSQVGNFENRQAIRETWGRSGLVRGESIKKGGLVHTVFLLGRQDSSTGPHPDLNNLLNLENQKYGDILQWDFRDTFFNLTLKDLLFWHWLQQYCPTAIFVFKGDDDVFVRTDALLDYLNKQLEEQNLLRARTNETSMNLFVGDVINNAMPNREPSTKYYIPERFYKGGYPPYAGGGGVVYSGSLALRLKEVSQRVRLFPIDDVYLGMCLHRLGLAPSHHAGFLTFDLPETDRGNPCAYRSVLLVHRRSPKEMLTLWNQLQNLPGRC